The Hypanus sabinus isolate sHypSab1 chromosome X1, sHypSab1.hap1, whole genome shotgun sequence genome window below encodes:
- the LOC132384519 gene encoding acid-sensing ion channel 2-like, with the protein MDEKENSTGSVGSLQPSTIHVFANTSTLHGIRHIFVYGPMTMRRFMWTVVFIGSLGLLVVECAERVAFYFSYPHVAKLEEVATNNLVFPAVTICNLNEFRFSKLTANDLYHAGELLGLLNVHLEIQSPHLADPIVLKTLKKKADFKHYKPRVFNMHEFYDRVGHSLKDMMLYCKFRGVRCTHKDFKTVSKSFILAISVTPGYSIFQNLSFLFMLS; encoded by the coding sequence aTGGATGAGAAGGAGAACAGCACAGGCAGTGTGGGGAGTCTGCAGCCTTCCACTATCCATGTTTTTGCCAACACTTCAACCCTTCATGGAATCAGGCACATATTTGTTTATGGGCCCATGACCATGCGTCGATTCATGTGGACAGTAGTATTTATTGGATCCTTGGGCCTACTCGTGGTGGAATGCGCAGAACGCGTGGCTTTTTATTTCTCATACCCGCATGTTGCCAAGCTGGAAGAGGTGGCCACAAACAACCTGGTTTTTCCCGCTGTTACTATCTGCAACTTGAATGAGTTTCGCTTTTCAAAGCTAACGGCAAATGATCTCTACCATGCTGGTGAGCTCCTGGGATTGCTCAACGTGCACCTAGAGATTCAGAGCCCCCATCTGGCTGATCCCATTGTGCTGAAAACTCTCAAGAAGAAAGCTGATTTCAAACATTACAAGCCAAGGGTATTCAATATGCATGAGTTTTATGACCGTGTTGGCCATAGTCTTAAGGATATGATGCTGTACTGCAAGTTCCGGGGAGTGCGATGTACTCATAAGGACTTCAAAACTGTGAGTAAAAGTTTTATTTTGGCCATTTCTGTCACTCCAGGTTATTCTATTTTTCAAAATCTTTCCTTCCTGTTCATGCTGTCATAA